The following coding sequences lie in one Mycobacterium sp. DL440 genomic window:
- a CDS encoding aldehyde reductase, with product MSTSRRTLIDPDAPVLVTGASGYIGSWIVRYLLEAGHTVHGTVRNPQKASGLEHLHKLSADHPGRLKLFKADLLDPGSFDEAMEGCELVMHTASPFLLSGFKDAQEALIRPALEGTRNVLDAVNRTESVKRVVLTSSVVAIYGDACESRDVPGGVFSDEHWNTTSSVDHQPYPYSKTVAEQEAWRYQKAQERWDMVTIHPGLVLGPALTSASDSASLSTMKQFTDGTLLAGAPALTMGVVDVRDVADAHLRAGYTPEAHGRYIVNAESLSLLDMGKVLRRRFGPWYPFPRMTAPKAVVKAIAPVAGLTRKFVDRNIGYPLTFDNSRSRNELALAYRPAAQTVTDHFQQMLDDGLVRRMPGSY from the coding sequence ATGAGCACATCCCGTCGTACACTGATCGACCCGGACGCGCCAGTGCTCGTGACAGGCGCCAGCGGCTACATCGGCAGTTGGATCGTCCGGTACCTACTCGAAGCCGGTCACACCGTGCACGGCACGGTGCGCAACCCGCAGAAGGCCTCCGGGTTGGAGCATCTGCACAAGCTTTCGGCCGACCATCCCGGCCGGCTGAAGCTGTTCAAGGCCGACCTCCTCGACCCTGGCAGCTTCGACGAAGCGATGGAGGGATGCGAGCTTGTCATGCACACCGCCTCGCCATTCCTGCTCTCGGGCTTCAAGGATGCGCAGGAGGCGCTGATCCGCCCCGCGCTTGAAGGCACCCGCAACGTGCTGGACGCAGTCAACCGCACCGAGAGCGTCAAACGCGTGGTGTTGACCAGCAGTGTGGTCGCGATCTACGGGGACGCCTGTGAGTCGCGGGATGTGCCGGGCGGCGTCTTCAGCGATGAGCACTGGAACACCACCAGTAGCGTCGATCACCAGCCGTACCCCTATTCCAAGACGGTGGCGGAGCAGGAGGCCTGGCGGTATCAAAAGGCGCAGGAGCGCTGGGACATGGTGACCATCCATCCGGGCCTGGTGCTCGGGCCTGCCCTGACCAGTGCCAGCGACTCGGCCAGCCTGAGCACGATGAAGCAGTTCACCGACGGCACCCTGCTGGCCGGAGCGCCCGCACTGACCATGGGTGTGGTGGACGTGCGCGACGTCGCCGATGCCCATCTACGGGCCGGGTACACCCCCGAGGCCCACGGCCGCTACATCGTCAACGCCGAATCGCTGTCCCTCCTCGACATGGGCAAGGTGCTGCGCCGCCGGTTCGGTCCCTGGTACCCGTTCCCGAGGATGACCGCGCCCAAGGCGGTCGTGAAAGCCATCGCCCCAGTTGCCGGGCTGACGCGAAAGTTCGTCGACCGCAACATCGGTTACCCATTGACGTTCGACAACAGCCGCAGCCGTAACGAGTTGGCACTGGCCTACCGACCTGCCGCGCAGACCGTCACCGACCACTTCCAGCAGATGCTCGACGACGGCCTGGTTCGCCGCATGCCGGGTAGTTATTAG
- a CDS encoding NADP-dependent oxidoreductase, whose protein sequence is MTDSAHRQNRQVRLRRRPDGLVSPDDTEMVTTAAPVPAEGEALLRTTYVGIDAAARTWLDGESGYLPALELGEVVRVAGIGEVVESRCDAYKVGDLVTTLTGLQDYAIIRDDLFSTPVVGYTDPLAVMSIYGPTGATAYFGMKGVGKPQAGETVVVSAAAGATGSVAGQIAKIAGARVVGIAGGPDKCRAVVEDFGFDACVDYKAGNLPAALKAQCPNGINVYFDNVGGDILNAVLGNLAHKARVVMCGIISSYLNGEHPGPSNYVNLLATSSTMQGFIALEEWAHFDEAFAALSDWEQQGLLVHRETVYEGLESSIDALNGLFTGANIGKMLVKINEPAPSPAP, encoded by the coding sequence ATGACTGACTCCGCGCACCGCCAGAACCGTCAAGTCCGGTTGCGTCGCCGCCCGGACGGGCTGGTCTCCCCCGATGACACGGAGATGGTGACCACGGCTGCACCGGTCCCTGCCGAGGGCGAAGCCCTGCTGCGGACGACCTATGTGGGCATCGATGCTGCCGCGCGTACCTGGCTGGACGGTGAGTCCGGCTACCTGCCGGCCCTCGAATTGGGCGAGGTTGTCCGGGTGGCCGGTATCGGCGAAGTCGTCGAATCACGCTGTGATGCCTACAAAGTCGGCGACCTGGTCACCACGCTGACGGGGTTGCAGGACTATGCGATCATCCGTGACGATCTCTTCAGTACACCGGTGGTCGGTTACACCGATCCGCTCGCGGTGATGTCGATCTACGGACCGACGGGCGCCACGGCGTACTTCGGCATGAAGGGCGTCGGCAAGCCGCAAGCCGGTGAGACCGTCGTTGTGTCGGCCGCAGCGGGTGCCACCGGATCGGTGGCAGGCCAGATCGCCAAGATCGCCGGCGCGCGAGTGGTCGGTATCGCGGGCGGCCCGGACAAATGTCGCGCTGTGGTCGAGGATTTCGGCTTCGACGCCTGCGTCGACTACAAGGCGGGCAACCTGCCCGCCGCGCTCAAGGCGCAGTGCCCGAACGGGATCAACGTCTACTTCGACAATGTCGGCGGAGACATTCTCAATGCCGTGCTCGGAAACTTGGCGCACAAAGCCCGCGTGGTGATGTGCGGCATCATCTCCAGCTATCTCAACGGCGAGCACCCGGGCCCGTCCAATTACGTCAACCTGCTCGCAACGTCCTCGACGATGCAGGGCTTCATCGCGCTCGAGGAGTGGGCGCACTTCGACGAGGCCTTCGCCGCCCTGAGCGACTGGGAGCAACAAGGTCTGCTCGTCCATCGCGAAACCGTTTACGAGGGACTCGAATCCAGTATCGACGCCCTCAACGGACTGTTCACCGGAGCCAACATCGGCAAGATGCTGGTGAAGATCAACGAGCCGGCGCCGAGCCCGGCACCTTGA
- a CDS encoding TetR/AcrR family transcriptional regulator, producing MARAPVGRQQLLDAARDELVAGNGAIELSGLTRRAGLSTGALYHHFGSKSGLLTALYDGFYDGLRHAIADARLPSGNWAARERERTHRFVAYHLADPLAPILLNRTPSDPQLTELEAAYIHNLMDNAAANIRHGQQLGELPADLDPDSAGAYVIGGLRHGIAQQLRVIPTPNSDEATQTLWRFTAAVLGIT from the coding sequence ATGGCACGGGCCCCGGTCGGACGTCAACAACTTCTTGACGCAGCCCGCGACGAACTCGTCGCCGGAAACGGTGCCATCGAACTCAGCGGGCTGACCCGACGCGCCGGGCTCAGCACCGGTGCGCTCTACCACCACTTCGGATCGAAGAGTGGTCTCCTTACCGCGCTGTATGACGGCTTCTACGACGGGTTGCGACACGCGATTGCCGACGCCCGCCTGCCCAGCGGCAACTGGGCCGCGCGCGAACGCGAACGCACCCACCGCTTCGTCGCTTATCACCTCGCCGACCCGCTGGCGCCAATTCTGCTCAACCGCACCCCAAGTGACCCGCAACTCACCGAGCTCGAGGCCGCCTACATTCACAACCTCATGGATAACGCCGCTGCCAACATCCGCCACGGCCAGCAACTGGGTGAACTCCCAGCAGACCTGGATCCCGACAGCGCCGGCGCTTACGTCATCGGCGGCCTGCGCCACGGCATTGCGCAACAACTCCGAGTCATCCCGACTCCGAACTCCGACGAGGCCACGCAGACGCTCTGGCGCTTTACCGCTGCCGTTCTCGGCATCACGTAG
- a CDS encoding TetR/AcrR family transcriptional regulator: MAERWTRQRRVEHTRTLLLDAAEEVVAQQGFGAAALEVIADVAGYTRGAIYSHFGTKEELFLAVMERQLQRFLDGFTDIVESFHTVGDFDAGKLAERWRELSIGAPDRAALGYEFTLFLLRNPEARERVAKQRQQTVRLLADYIDAHLAKIGGRLRVRSDLLAKVLIAANEGITLGSHIDSEDLYRPFLEMVMAHVEPDDRS, translated from the coding sequence GTGGCTGAGCGGTGGACCAGGCAGAGGCGGGTTGAGCACACCCGTACGTTGCTGCTCGACGCGGCCGAGGAAGTGGTGGCGCAGCAGGGTTTCGGCGCCGCCGCCCTCGAGGTCATTGCGGATGTCGCCGGTTACACCCGCGGCGCGATCTACTCGCACTTCGGCACCAAGGAAGAATTGTTCCTGGCCGTGATGGAGCGCCAGCTGCAACGCTTTCTCGACGGGTTCACCGACATTGTCGAGTCTTTTCACACGGTCGGTGATTTCGACGCCGGCAAGTTGGCCGAGCGCTGGCGAGAACTGAGTATCGGCGCACCCGACCGTGCGGCGCTCGGCTACGAGTTCACTCTGTTCCTACTGCGCAATCCCGAAGCGCGGGAACGGGTGGCGAAACAGCGTCAGCAGACCGTGCGTTTGCTGGCCGACTACATCGACGCCCACCTCGCGAAGATCGGGGGACGCCTACGGGTGCGCTCCGACCTGCTGGCCAAGGTACTGATCGCCGCCAACGAGGGAATCACGCTCGGCAGTCACATCGATTCCGAAGACTTGTACCGGCCTTTTCTGGAAATGGTGATGGCGCACGTGGAACCCGACGACCGGAGCTAG
- a CDS encoding DUF5994 family protein has translation MTPQQTRKHDQNSTVPARTPRLRLKPKAPQSGYVDGAWWPHSDDLSAELPDLLAVLSVRLGRIDRVMYHLKAWANAPRKLTTGGRAVRLDGYRRQPINTIEVLGLDGDRLTLLVIPPHADDNDAHRTMMTAAQPHNAATVDGLLRISQRERDSRTQASNAQERWESEGGMTGRVNLERDSMLTRH, from the coding sequence ATGACGCCACAGCAGACACGCAAACATGATCAGAACTCCACCGTGCCGGCGCGTACGCCACGCCTGCGGTTGAAACCCAAGGCACCCCAAAGCGGCTATGTTGACGGGGCTTGGTGGCCGCATAGCGACGACCTCAGCGCCGAGCTGCCAGACCTGTTGGCCGTGCTCTCGGTACGTCTGGGCCGCATCGACCGGGTGATGTATCACCTGAAGGCATGGGCCAACGCACCACGAAAGCTCACCACCGGAGGGCGCGCGGTGCGCTTGGATGGCTATCGGCGTCAGCCGATCAACACCATTGAAGTTCTCGGGCTCGACGGTGACCGGCTCACCCTTCTGGTGATTCCGCCGCATGCCGACGACAACGACGCTCACCGCACCATGATGACCGCAGCGCAACCCCACAACGCCGCGACCGTCGACGGATTGCTCAGGATCAGCCAGCGAGAACGTGACAGCCGCACGCAGGCATCCAATGCTCAAGAGCGCTGGGAATCAGAAGGAGGAATGACGGGACGAGTGAATCTCGAACGTGACTCGATGCTCACTCGGCACTAG
- a CDS encoding winged helix-turn-helix domain-containing protein, with protein sequence MCNEAADETLPEHRLAAKAARQRVCERDLEREIYCAAVIHGLTQRQISGLVGNLSQPTIQRILRRFAEDTTQLDVKPAEIIDQRTAGMITTDEMMEQLVGTTCSFGEVIRIDGVASDAYTAGDWDDIEAAYYRGQLCDEEFRRLAVHQTSG encoded by the coding sequence ATGTGCAACGAGGCGGCCGATGAAACCCTGCCCGAACATCGGCTCGCGGCCAAGGCCGCGCGTCAACGAGTCTGCGAACGTGACCTTGAACGCGAGATCTACTGCGCCGCAGTGATTCACGGCCTCACGCAGCGCCAGATCAGCGGACTGGTTGGGAATCTGTCGCAGCCCACTATTCAACGCATTCTGCGTCGCTTCGCGGAGGACACAACCCAGCTCGACGTCAAGCCCGCTGAGATCATCGATCAGCGCACCGCCGGCATGATCACCACAGATGAGATGATGGAACAGCTCGTGGGGACGACGTGCAGCTTCGGTGAGGTAATACGGATCGATGGCGTGGCCTCCGACGCCTACACCGCCGGCGACTGGGATGACATCGAAGCTGCTTACTATCGTGGCCAACTTTGCGACGAGGAATTTCGGCGACTTGCCGTCCATCAAACGTCGGGCTGA
- a CDS encoding serine/threonine-protein kinase: MPFNAGDVFAGYTIQRLLGAGGMGEVYLAQHPRLPRLDALKILSLNTTRDEEFRARFTREAELAAALWHPHIVGVHDRGEFDGRLWISMDYVEGTDAKHLIEQYPSGMPLQDVVEIVTAVAEALDVAHERNLLHRDVKPANILVTTPSGSARRRILLTDFGIAREADDANGLTETDVAIGTVAYVAPEQLTGKTLDGRADQYALAATAFHLLTGEPLFDDANRIVQAGNHLYAPPPLLSERRRDLAHLDAVMAKALAKQPDRRYARCLDFARALGGSTDVSTAPEPVPARDAAPAPPETGGHTAPLEIPHVRERSSAPETRRLAMLTILGTAQGVQKHPSGPDGDEEIWTFRVERYESTGEAHTVVPVELRGNSITGELSDGDVVEVSGPWDDRTLFADSVVNHSAGTRGRRRGDPFEVRSAKRRRALTSRPVRIVSVLAVIAMIVAMSVLLIRGLGSSSHSAPGPIVTPESATVFSPGGSPDHPDQAGLAIDGNPDTSWSTDIYQDAAPFPVFKEGVGLLLHLPSPTALSEVTVDVPSTGTEVQVRAADSAHPNSLSDTTELTPNVVLQPGENTITVDNQTETSNVVVWISKLGTLDGQSRTSISEITLRAAGD, from the coding sequence ATGCCGTTCAATGCCGGTGACGTCTTTGCCGGGTACACCATTCAGCGGCTCCTCGGTGCCGGTGGCATGGGTGAGGTCTACCTGGCCCAGCATCCCCGCCTTCCCCGTCTGGATGCGCTCAAGATCCTCTCGTTGAACACCACGCGCGATGAGGAGTTCCGCGCCCGGTTCACCCGAGAGGCAGAGTTGGCCGCGGCGCTGTGGCATCCGCACATCGTCGGGGTGCACGACCGTGGCGAGTTCGACGGCCGGCTGTGGATCTCGATGGACTATGTCGAGGGCACCGATGCCAAGCATTTGATCGAGCAGTACCCGTCAGGGATGCCCCTGCAGGATGTGGTGGAGATCGTCACGGCCGTCGCCGAAGCCCTCGACGTCGCGCACGAACGGAACCTGCTGCACCGCGACGTCAAACCGGCGAACATCCTGGTCACCACCCCGTCGGGAAGTGCCCGCCGACGCATATTGCTCACCGATTTCGGTATCGCCCGGGAAGCCGACGACGCGAATGGCCTCACGGAGACCGACGTGGCCATCGGGACCGTCGCGTATGTAGCGCCCGAGCAGCTCACCGGGAAGACGCTCGACGGCCGAGCAGACCAGTACGCCCTGGCGGCGACCGCCTTCCATCTGTTGACCGGCGAGCCTCTCTTCGACGACGCCAATCGCATCGTCCAGGCCGGCAACCACCTCTACGCACCACCGCCCCTGCTGTCCGAGCGCCGCCGTGACCTTGCCCATCTCGACGCCGTGATGGCGAAGGCGCTGGCGAAGCAACCCGATAGGCGCTATGCGCGGTGCCTGGACTTCGCCCGGGCGCTGGGCGGCAGTACGGATGTGTCGACCGCGCCCGAGCCGGTCCCGGCGCGGGATGCCGCGCCGGCGCCCCCTGAAACGGGTGGGCACACCGCCCCGCTGGAGATCCCCCACGTCCGCGAGCGGAGCAGTGCACCGGAGACCAGGCGGCTGGCCATGCTCACGATCCTGGGCACTGCCCAGGGGGTGCAGAAGCACCCGTCCGGACCTGACGGCGACGAAGAGATCTGGACCTTCCGTGTGGAACGATACGAATCGACCGGTGAAGCGCACACCGTCGTGCCGGTCGAGCTACGCGGCAACTCCATTACGGGCGAACTCTCGGACGGGGATGTGGTGGAGGTCAGCGGCCCCTGGGATGACCGAACGCTGTTCGCCGACTCGGTGGTCAATCATTCGGCCGGGACCCGTGGACGCCGCCGGGGCGACCCGTTCGAAGTGAGGTCAGCTAAGCGCCGCCGTGCTTTGACGTCCCGCCCGGTGCGCATCGTCTCGGTCCTGGCGGTGATCGCGATGATCGTTGCCATGTCCGTCCTCCTCATTCGCGGTTTGGGCTCGTCGTCGCACAGCGCCCCGGGGCCGATCGTGACGCCCGAGAGTGCGACGGTGTTCTCCCCCGGCGGCTCACCAGACCATCCGGATCAGGCGGGTCTGGCCATCGACGGCAACCCGGACACCTCGTGGTCCACCGACATCTACCAGGACGCCGCGCCGTTTCCTGTCTTCAAAGAAGGCGTCGGCCTGCTACTTCACCTGCCCTCGCCGACCGCGTTGAGCGAGGTCACGGTCGACGTGCCCAGCACCGGAACAGAGGTCCAGGTTCGTGCGGCCGACAGTGCCCACCCGAACAGCCTGTCCGACACAACCGAGCTGACGCCGAACGTGGTGCTACAGCCGGGGGAAAACACCATCACAGTCGACAATCAGACGGAAACCTCGAATGTGGTGGTGTGGATTTCGAAGTTGGGCACCCTCGACGGGCAGAGCCGAACCAGCATCTCAGAGATCACGCTGCGGGCCGCAGGCGACTGA
- a CDS encoding DUF5994 family protein, with translation MALQVIDNGPRSQGLSRISRLRLKPTAPRSGFVDGAWWPRSDDLCAELPDLLAGLSVRLGHVERVLYRLSDWRPAPRKLYVDGGPVKLDGYERQRISTISLLGPGFLRLDLLVLAVHAEASDAHATMMRAAHPCDETRVDRLLGIDPRVRISLDRASVAQQRWESAISKPRSASPNTHPVTAF, from the coding sequence ATGGCGCTACAAGTGATTGACAATGGGCCACGGTCGCAAGGCTTGTCGCGTATTTCGAGGTTGCGGTTGAAACCGACGGCGCCACGCAGTGGGTTCGTCGATGGGGCATGGTGGCCTCGCAGTGATGACCTCTGCGCTGAACTTCCCGATCTTCTAGCGGGGCTGTCCGTCAGGCTGGGGCATGTTGAACGCGTGCTCTACCGATTGTCTGACTGGCGGCCCGCGCCGCGAAAACTCTACGTAGACGGCGGTCCAGTCAAGCTGGACGGGTATGAGCGCCAACGGATCTCAACCATCAGTCTGCTAGGCCCTGGATTCCTTCGACTCGATTTGCTGGTCTTGGCTGTGCATGCGGAAGCCTCCGACGCGCACGCGACGATGATGAGGGCCGCACATCCCTGCGACGAGACCCGGGTGGATCGCCTTCTCGGAATCGACCCGCGCGTCCGGATCAGCTTGGATCGAGCCAGCGTTGCCCAGCAGCGCTGGGAATCAGCAATCTCCAAACCACGCAGTGCGTCCCCGAATACCCATCCGGTGACCGCTTTCTGA
- a CDS encoding SAM-dependent methyltransferase, whose protein sequence is MDLPSEVTVFEIDLPELFAFKEPVLANEAVTPVCHRRVIATDLRGDWTTPLRESGFHSESPTLWVDEGALAYLPDGSRRDVVAALTELSTPGSRFGVSRCSVDSNSRPYSGLRNLVGTNTAGDVPRETIGDVREWLDGLGWDNEFHSWNDTVAPLDRAVAVEDSEVGHIAAVRRGQ, encoded by the coding sequence ATGGATTTGCCGTCCGAGGTGACTGTCTTCGAGATCGACCTACCTGAACTCTTCGCGTTCAAAGAGCCCGTTCTGGCCAACGAAGCCGTCACCCCCGTCTGTCATCGCCGTGTCATCGCGACCGATTTGCGAGGGGATTGGACGACGCCCCTGCGTGAAAGCGGATTCCACTCGGAATCGCCGACCCTCTGGGTCGATGAAGGCGCACTGGCCTATCTGCCCGACGGCTCGCGTCGCGATGTGGTCGCTGCACTGACCGAATTATCCACTCCCGGTAGCCGATTCGGCGTCAGTCGGTGCTCGGTGGATTCCAACAGCCGGCCCTACTCCGGGCTGCGAAACCTGGTCGGCACCAACACGGCAGGTGACGTCCCGCGTGAAACCATCGGCGATGTCCGCGAGTGGCTCGACGGCCTGGGTTGGGACAACGAGTTTCACAGTTGGAACGACACTGTGGCCCCGCTTGATCGTGCTGTCGCGGTTGAGGATTCCGAGGTTGGCCACATCGCTGCGGTGCGTCGGGGACAGTAA
- a CDS encoding DUF6131 family protein translates to MIILGIIMIVLGLLLPSLVPTFAFAHVVLVIGVILLVVGLLMMLMGRTGHAVGGRRHYY, encoded by the coding sequence ATGATCATCCTCGGAATCATCATGATCGTTCTGGGGCTACTCCTCCCCAGTCTCGTCCCTACGTTCGCCTTCGCCCATGTCGTACTGGTCATCGGGGTCATCCTGCTGGTCGTCGGCCTGCTCATGATGCTGATGGGGCGGACGGGTCACGCCGTCGGCGGCCGACGCCATTACTACTGA
- a CDS encoding alpha/beta fold hydrolase, whose protein sequence is MTVVLVHGNPETDAIWGPLVDALRRDDVVRLSPPGFGAPLPDGFSATFLAYRDWLENELENIDEPVDVVGHDWGGGHVMSVVMHRPELVRSWATDVIGVLDPDYVWHDMAQVWQTPGEGEQLVDTMLGGTVEDRAAQMSALGIPIDIATSIAAEQGPEMGRAILLLYRSARQPAMAEAGRALDNAQARPGLSLLATDDPYIGSDEIRQRAATRAAARTAVLDGLGHWWMVQDPARGAAALTRFWAGLG, encoded by the coding sequence ATGACTGTGGTTCTCGTGCACGGTAATCCGGAGACTGACGCGATCTGGGGTCCACTCGTCGATGCGCTCCGTCGCGACGATGTGGTGCGGCTGTCGCCGCCGGGCTTCGGTGCCCCACTCCCCGACGGCTTTTCGGCGACCTTCCTTGCCTACCGTGACTGGCTCGAAAACGAGCTGGAAAACATCGACGAACCAGTCGATGTGGTCGGGCATGACTGGGGCGGCGGCCACGTGATGAGCGTTGTCATGCATCGACCCGAGCTGGTGCGCAGCTGGGCCACCGATGTCATCGGTGTCCTGGACCCCGACTACGTGTGGCACGACATGGCCCAGGTCTGGCAGACGCCCGGAGAGGGTGAACAACTCGTCGACACCATGCTCGGCGGAACCGTCGAGGACCGCGCTGCCCAGATGTCCGCGCTGGGCATCCCGATCGACATCGCGACTTCGATCGCCGCCGAGCAAGGACCAGAGATGGGGCGGGCGATCCTCTTGTTGTACCGCTCGGCCCGCCAGCCCGCGATGGCGGAGGCCGGGCGCGCGCTGGACAACGCGCAGGCCCGGCCGGGCCTTTCCCTGCTCGCCACCGATGATCCCTACATTGGCTCCGACGAAATTCGACAGCGCGCCGCGACGCGGGCCGCTGCACGCACGGCGGTGCTCGACGGACTGGGGCATTGGTGGATGGTGCAGGATCCGGCTCGTGGCGCGGCCGCCCTCACTCGGTTCTGGGCCGGGCTCGGCTGA
- a CDS encoding phytanoyl-CoA dioxygenase family protein, with product MSTDVTSLTELAGDLAGTYRRTPSSGEQVDPAVADADLVAVLRDGYVILPDLLTAAELDEIRESVGPLLDPLGRNGFEGHATQRVYSVLNKTRSCDRIADHPRVLALLDRLFLPNYLLSMLQVINILPGEQAQMLHTDDGFYPLPRPRKALGAATIWAIDDFTADNGATDIVAGSHAWGDRLPEPAEREPVVMSAGSCVFFPGTLWHGGGANRSPNARLALTAQYCEPWLRPQEAFTLSMTRDTVRAVSEDIRRMLGYSIHPPFIGQVDGMHPKRLLEPGVQPV from the coding sequence ATGAGCACTGATGTGACCTCGTTGACGGAGTTGGCCGGCGACCTGGCCGGTACGTATCGGCGGACTCCCAGCAGTGGTGAACAGGTGGACCCTGCGGTAGCCGATGCAGACCTTGTGGCAGTGCTGCGCGACGGATACGTGATCCTGCCTGATCTGCTCACTGCAGCCGAGCTCGACGAGATTCGGGAATCTGTGGGTCCGCTGTTGGATCCGCTGGGCCGCAACGGGTTTGAAGGCCACGCCACCCAGCGGGTGTACAGCGTGCTGAACAAGACCCGCAGCTGCGACCGGATCGCCGACCATCCGCGCGTGCTGGCGCTGTTGGATCGGCTGTTCTTGCCGAACTACCTGTTGTCGATGTTGCAGGTGATCAACATCCTGCCGGGGGAGCAGGCGCAGATGCTACACACCGACGATGGCTTCTACCCGTTACCGAGGCCGCGAAAAGCCTTGGGTGCAGCCACGATCTGGGCGATCGATGACTTCACCGCCGACAACGGCGCAACCGACATCGTCGCAGGCAGCCATGCGTGGGGCGATCGATTGCCCGAGCCTGCCGAACGTGAACCGGTGGTGATGAGCGCCGGGTCGTGCGTGTTCTTTCCCGGGACCTTGTGGCACGGGGGAGGCGCCAACCGATCCCCGAACGCTCGCCTGGCGCTGACGGCGCAGTATTGCGAACCGTGGCTGCGGCCGCAGGAAGCGTTCACCTTGTCGATGACCCGCGACACCGTGCGTGCGGTGTCCGAGGACATCCGCCGCATGCTCGGCTACAGCATCCATCCGCCGTTCATCGGCCAGGTCGATGGCATGCACCCCAAGCGTCTGCTCGAACCGGGTGTGCAGCCAGTCTGA
- a CDS encoding phosphatidylglycerol lysyltransferase domain-containing protein yields MNGIDERLAVDMITWAQLHGDERVSLPFAPFPDLFGKDRSGEVTVRALRTLAHVGDRLIKLESLYRYVRKFDAMAEQRYVLLPLVDVLPAAAALLTLELAPQRPTPLTSAFRQSQPRYAGSGCCREFSPV; encoded by the coding sequence GTGAACGGAATCGACGAACGGCTCGCCGTCGACATGATCACCTGGGCACAGCTGCACGGGGACGAGCGCGTCTCGCTGCCTTTTGCGCCGTTTCCCGATCTCTTCGGGAAAGACCGAAGCGGTGAGGTCACCGTGCGCGCACTGCGAACTCTTGCGCACGTCGGCGACCGGCTCATCAAGCTGGAGTCCTTGTATCGCTACGTCCGGAAGTTCGACGCGATGGCCGAGCAGCGTTACGTGTTGCTGCCGCTGGTGGATGTCCTTCCCGCGGCGGCTGCGTTACTCACTTTGGAACTCGCTCCACAGCGCCCGACCCCATTGACCAGCGCGTTTCGGCAATCGCAGCCTCGGTATGCTGGATCGGGATGTTGTCGCGAGTTTTCTCCAGTCTGA